The following coding sequences are from one Ammospiza caudacuta isolate bAmmCau1 chromosome 10, bAmmCau1.pri, whole genome shotgun sequence window:
- the CTSH gene encoding pro-cathepsin H, which translates to MGWPVLLSAAALLAAAAAWEPSAEEEQLFKAWMLQNERRYGPEEYPRRLRIFLGNKRRVEEHNAGNHSFQMGLNQFSDLTFAEFKKLYLWSEPQNCSATKGNLLRSSGPRPDSIDWRKKGNFVTPVKNQGPCGSCWTFSTTGCLESAIAIATGKLLSLAEQQLVDCAQAFNNHGCSGGLPSQAFEYILYNKGLMGEDSYPYRAKNGTCKFQPEKAIAFVKDVINITQYDEDGMVEAVGKHNPVSFAFEVTSDFMHYRKGVYSNPRCEHTPDKVNHAVLAVGYGEEDGTPYWIVKNSWGRLWGMQGYFLIERGKNMCGLAACASYPVPRV; encoded by the exons ATGGGCTGGCCCGTGCTGCTGAGCGCGGCCGCGCTGttggccgccgccgccgcctggGAGCCCTCGGCCGAAG aggagcagctgttcaaggcctggatgctgcag AACGAGCGGCGCTACGGCCCCGAGGAGTACCCGCGGCGGCTGCGCATCTTCCTGGGCAACAAACGGCGCGTGGAGGAGCACAACGCCGGCAACCACAGCTTCCAGA TGGGCCTCAACCAGTTCTCGGATCTGACCTTCGCGGAGTTCAAAAAGCTCTACCTGTGGAGTGAGCCGCAG AACTGCTCAGCCACCAAGGGGAACCTCCTGCGCAGCTCTGGGCCACGTCCCGACTCCATCGACTGGAGGAAGAAGGGGAATTTCGTGACACCCGTGAAAAACCAG GGtccctgtgggagctgctggacctTTTCCACCACGGGCTGTTTGGAGTCTGCTATTGCCATCGCCACGGGAAAGCTGCTCTCTCTG gcagagcagcagttggTTGATTGCGCCCAGGCCTTCAACAACCACGGCTGCAGTGG GGGCCTGCCCAGCCAAGCCTTCGAGTACATCCTGTACAACAAGGGGCTCATGGGGGAGGACAGCTACCCCTACCGGGCCAAG aACGGCACCTGCAAGTTCCAGCCCGAGAAAGCCATCGCCTTTGTCAAGGACGTGATCAATATCACACAG TATGACGAGGACGGCATGGTGGAAGCTGTGGGGAAGCACAACCCAGTGAGCTTTGCCTTTGAGGTGACGAGTGACTTCATGCACTACAGGAAAGGAGTGTATTCCAA cccccgcTGCGAGCACACCCCCGACAAGGTGAACCACGCCGTGCTGGCCGTGGGCTACGGGGAGGAGGACGGCACTCCCTACTGGATCGTCAAGAACTCCTGGGGCCGCCTGTGGGGCATGCAGGG GTATTTCCTTATCGAGCGAGGCAAGAACATGTGTGGGCTGGCTGCCTGTGCCTCCTACCCCGTTCCTCGGGTGTAG